A window of the Triplophysa rosa linkage group LG23, Trosa_1v2, whole genome shotgun sequence genome harbors these coding sequences:
- the si:ch1073-406l10.2 gene encoding uncharacterized protein si:ch1073-406l10.2 → MAGMMFALLISAGVLLTSTQASLNKLPETYKKGVELALKYINAHEGVQNHFLFFSSIQQSQIEAGFDVTYSYQNFYLKATKCVRGTENADATKCAFRNDRPLIDCAVCYKTYAGEIEPEPKPYVNCVHKPALTEAMKTDRVDHCNTMGYSSGSPTLLASGRQS, encoded by the exons ATGGCCGGGATGATGTTTGCTCTGTTGATCTCTGCGGGAGTCTTACTGACTTCCACTCAAGCTTCCTTAAACAAACTCCCAGAAACCTACAAGAAAGGAGTGGAACTGGCGCTAAAATACATCAATGCCCATGAAGGTGTCCAGAAccattttctcttcttttcGTCGATCCAACAGTCCCAAATTGAG GCAGGGTTTGATGTCACGTACAGCTACCAAAATTTTTACCTGAAAGCCACCAAGTGCGTGAGAGGAACCGAGAATGCGGACGCAACCAAGTGTGCGTTCAGGAATGATCGT CCTCTTATTGACTGTGCCGTCTGCTACAAAACCTACGCTGGAGAGATAGAGCCTGAGCCCAAACCCTATGTGAACTGTGTTCATAAACCAGCGCTTACTGAA GCGATGAAGACAGATAGAGTGGACCATTGTAATACAATGGGTTATAGCAGCGGATCTCCAACTTTGCTGGCATCTGGAAGACAATCATGA